Within Candidatus Palauibacter scopulicola, the genomic segment AGAGCCGCGATGAGAATGCCGGTGTCGAGAAACACCTTTCGCCCCTTCAAGGCTTACGGTGTCGCCCGCCCGTAGACCACCTCATCGACCGTGGCGCTGTCGCCCGGTTCGCCGTCGACCGTCCCGAGATAGGCCATCCACGGCTGCTCGTCGGGCAGCCTCGAGAGCGTCTCGGCCAGACTCCTCCGGCACAGTTCCGCGATCGAAATCCCCTCGCGCCGTGCGGCTTCCTTCACTCGCGCGTAGAGTTCCCGGTCTACCGAAATCTGCGTCCGAATCATCATGAGGCCTGCCGCTCGCGAGCAGTGTTATCTCTATCGTCTGTCATGATAACATAAGCGGACGCCCGCTGCCATTTGGACCATCGTATGTTGAGGGCGCAACGGGCCCTCCGACC encodes:
- a CDS encoding CopG family transcriptional regulator, which gives rise to MMIRTQISVDRELYARVKEAARREGISIAELCRRSLAETLSRLPDEQPWMAYLGTVDGEPGDSATVDEVVYGRATP